Proteins from one Mycobacterium sp. SMC-2 genomic window:
- a CDS encoding PPOX class F420-dependent oxidoreductase: MHTHSLTDLSTARYALLRSFRRDGTPVDTPIWFGLDGEALLFRTKVGPKTKRLATRRDVELTACDYRGRVRPGATTLAGRATVLSGADAERANRLLHRRYGWRWNVVPLIKVPGVTNVHQDLCVREKLRRARDRGVWADSVIVRVDAP; encoded by the coding sequence ATGCACACACATTCACTCACCGATTTGAGCACCGCACGCTACGCGCTGCTCCGATCGTTCCGCCGCGACGGCACGCCCGTCGACACCCCGATCTGGTTCGGGCTGGACGGCGAGGCGCTGCTGTTCCGCACCAAGGTCGGGCCCAAGACCAAGCGGTTGGCCACGCGCCGCGACGTCGAGCTCACTGCGTGCGACTACCGCGGCCGGGTCCGGCCGGGCGCGACGACGCTGGCGGGCCGGGCCACCGTCCTGTCGGGCGCCGACGCCGAGCGGGCGAATCGCCTGCTGCACCGGCGCTACGGCTGGCGGTGGAACGTTGTGCCGCTGATCAAGGTGCCCGGGGTCACCAACGTTCATCAAGACCTGTGCGTGCGCGAGAAGCTGCGCCGGGCACGCGACCGCGGCGTCTGGGCCGACAGCGTTATCGTCCGCGTGGACGCACCATGA
- the dnaE gene encoding DNA polymerase III subunit alpha has product MNHSSFVHLHNHTEYSMLDGAAKITPMLAEVERLQMPAVGMTDHGNMFGASEFYSAATKAGIKPIIGVEAYIAPGSRFDTRRILWGDPSQKSDDVSGSGSYTHLTMVAENAAGLRNLFKLSSLASFEGQLGKWSRMDDEIIAEHAEGIIATTGCPSGEVQTRLRLGQDREALESAAKWREIFGADNYFLELMDHGLSIEQRVREGLLEIGRKLGIPPLATNDCHYVTRDAAHNHEALLCVQTGKTLSDPNRFKFDGDGYYLKSAAEMRQLWDDQVPGACDSTLLIAERVQPYDDVWAPRDRMPIFPVPDGHDQASWLHHEVMAGLRRRFPSGVAQDYVDRAEYEIKVICDKGFPSYFLIVADLINYARSVDIRVGPGRGSAAGSLVAYALGITNIDPIPHGLLFERFLNPERPSAPDIDIDFDDRRRGEMVRYAADKWGHDRVAQVITFGTIKTKAALKDSARIHYGQPGFAIADRITKALPPPIMAKDIPLSGITDPAHERYKEAAEVRGLIETDPDVRTIYQTARGLEGLIRNAGVHACAVIMSSEPLTEAIPLWKRPQDGAIITGWDYPSCEAIGLLKMDFLGLRNLTIIGDALDNIKANRGIDLDLESVPLDDKPTYELLGRGDTLGVFQLDGGPMRDLLRRMQPTEFNDIVAVLALYRPGPMGMNAHNDYADRKNNRQAIKPIHPELEEPLREILSETYGLIVYQEQIMLIAQKVASYTMGKADALRKAMGKKKLEVLEAEYKGFYEGMTANGFSERAVKALWDTILPFAGYAFNKSHAAGYGLVSYWTAYLKANYPAEYMAGLLTSVGDDKDKAAVYLADCRKLGITVLPPDVNESLVNFASVGQDIRFGLGAVRNVGANVVGSLIKTRDEKGKFTDFSDYLNKIDISACNKKVTESLIKAGAFDSLSHARKGLFLVHTDAVDSVLGTKKAEAMGQFDLFGGDGGGTADSVFTIKVPEDEWEDKHKLALEREMLGLYVSGHPLNGVAHLLAGQVDTQIPAILDGDVPNDTQVRVGGILASVNRRVNKNGMPWASAQLEDLTGGIEVMFFPHAYSAYGADIADDAVVLINAKVAIRDDRISLIANELVVPDFSNAQPNRPIAVSLPTRQCTIDKVSALKQVLARHPGTAQVHLRLISGDRITTLELDPSLRVTPSPALMGDLKELLGPGCLGS; this is encoded by the coding sequence ATGAACCACTCGTCCTTCGTGCACCTGCATAACCACACCGAGTACTCGATGCTGGATGGGGCCGCGAAGATCACGCCGATGCTGGCCGAAGTGGAGCGGCTGCAGATGCCCGCGGTTGGGATGACCGACCACGGAAACATGTTCGGCGCCAGCGAGTTCTACAGCGCCGCGACCAAGGCCGGGATCAAACCGATCATCGGGGTCGAGGCGTACATCGCGCCGGGCTCGCGCTTCGACACCCGGCGCATCCTGTGGGGTGACCCCAGCCAGAAGTCCGACGACGTCTCCGGCAGCGGCTCCTACACGCACCTGACGATGGTGGCCGAGAACGCCGCCGGCCTGCGCAATCTGTTCAAGCTGTCCTCGCTGGCCTCCTTCGAGGGCCAGCTGGGCAAGTGGTCGCGCATGGACGACGAGATCATCGCCGAACACGCCGAGGGCATCATCGCCACCACCGGCTGCCCGTCGGGTGAGGTGCAGACCCGTCTTCGTCTGGGGCAGGACCGCGAGGCGCTGGAGTCGGCCGCGAAGTGGCGCGAGATCTTCGGCGCCGACAACTACTTCCTCGAGCTGATGGACCACGGCCTGTCCATCGAGCAGCGTGTCCGCGAGGGCTTGCTGGAGATCGGGCGCAAGCTGGGCATCCCGCCGTTGGCCACCAACGACTGCCACTACGTCACCCGCGACGCCGCCCACAACCACGAGGCGCTGTTGTGCGTGCAGACCGGCAAGACGCTGTCGGACCCGAACCGGTTCAAGTTCGACGGCGACGGCTACTACCTCAAGTCCGCCGCCGAGATGCGCCAGCTCTGGGACGACCAGGTCCCGGGCGCCTGCGACTCGACGCTGTTGATCGCCGAGCGGGTGCAGCCCTACGACGACGTGTGGGCCCCGCGCGACCGGATGCCGATCTTCCCGGTGCCCGACGGGCACGACCAGGCGTCCTGGCTGCACCACGAGGTGATGGCGGGACTGCGGCGGCGTTTCCCGTCCGGCGTTGCTCAGGACTACGTCGACCGGGCCGAGTACGAGATCAAGGTCATCTGCGACAAGGGCTTCCCGTCGTACTTCCTGATCGTCGCCGACCTGATCAACTACGCGCGGTCGGTCGACATCCGGGTGGGGCCCGGGCGCGGTTCGGCGGCGGGCTCGCTGGTGGCCTACGCGCTGGGCATCACCAACATCGACCCGATTCCGCACGGCCTGCTGTTCGAGCGGTTCCTCAACCCGGAGCGTCCGTCGGCGCCCGACATCGACATCGACTTCGACGACCGCCGCCGCGGCGAGATGGTGCGCTACGCCGCCGACAAGTGGGGCCACGACCGCGTGGCCCAGGTCATCACCTTCGGCACCATCAAAACCAAAGCGGCGCTGAAGGATTCGGCGCGGATCCACTACGGCCAGCCCGGCTTCGCCATCGCCGACCGGATCACCAAGGCGTTGCCGCCGCCGATCATGGCCAAGGACATCCCGCTGTCGGGCATCACCGATCCGGCGCACGAGCGGTACAAAGAGGCCGCCGAGGTGCGTGGCCTGATCGAGACCGATCCCGACGTCCGCACCATCTACCAGACCGCGCGCGGCCTCGAGGGTCTGATCCGCAACGCCGGCGTGCACGCCTGCGCGGTGATCATGAGCAGCGAGCCGCTGACCGAGGCCATCCCGCTGTGGAAGCGGCCACAGGACGGCGCCATCATCACCGGCTGGGACTACCCGTCGTGTGAGGCCATCGGCCTGCTGAAGATGGACTTCCTGGGCCTGCGCAACCTGACGATCATCGGTGACGCGCTGGACAACATCAAGGCCAACAGGGGCATAGACCTCGACCTGGAATCGGTTCCGCTGGACGACAAGCCCACCTACGAGCTGCTGGGGCGCGGCGACACGCTGGGCGTGTTCCAGCTCGACGGTGGGCCGATGCGCGACCTGCTGCGCCGCATGCAACCGACCGAGTTCAACGACATCGTCGCCGTCCTGGCGCTGTACCGTCCGGGCCCGATGGGCATGAACGCCCACAACGACTACGCCGACCGCAAGAACAACCGGCAGGCGATCAAGCCGATCCACCCGGAGCTCGAGGAGCCGCTGCGCGAGATCCTCTCGGAGACTTATGGTCTGATCGTCTACCAAGAGCAGATCATGCTCATCGCCCAGAAGGTGGCCTCCTACACGATGGGCAAGGCCGACGCGCTGCGCAAGGCGATGGGCAAGAAGAAGCTCGAGGTGCTCGAGGCGGAGTACAAGGGCTTCTACGAAGGCATGACCGCCAACGGGTTCTCCGAGCGGGCGGTGAAAGCGTTGTGGGACACCATCCTTCCCTTCGCCGGGTATGCGTTCAACAAGTCGCACGCCGCCGGCTACGGCCTGGTGTCGTACTGGACCGCCTACCTGAAGGCCAACTACCCGGCCGAATACATGGCCGGCCTGCTGACCTCGGTGGGTGACGACAAGGACAAGGCCGCGGTGTATCTGGCCGACTGCCGCAAGCTCGGCATCACCGTGCTGCCGCCGGACGTCAACGAGTCCCTGGTGAACTTCGCTTCGGTCGGACAGGACATCCGCTTCGGGCTAGGCGCGGTGCGCAACGTCGGCGCCAACGTGGTCGGTTCGCTGATCAAGACCCGCGACGAGAAGGGGAAGTTCACCGACTTTTCGGACTACCTGAACAAGATCGACATCTCGGCATGCAACAAGAAGGTCACCGAGTCGCTGATCAAGGCGGGCGCGTTCGACTCGCTGAGCCATGCCCGCAAGGGTCTGTTCCTGGTGCACACCGACGCCGTCGATTCGGTGCTGGGCACCAAAAAGGCCGAGGCGATGGGGCAATTCGACCTGTTCGGCGGCGACGGCGGCGGCACCGCGGACTCGGTGTTCACCATCAAGGTGCCCGAAGACGAATGGGAGGACAAGCACAAGCTGGCCCTGGAGCGGGAGATGCTCGGCCTGTACGTCTCGGGGCACCCGCTCAACGGAGTGGCGCACCTGCTGGCCGGCCAGGTGGACACCCAGATCCCGGCCATCCTGGACGGCGACGTGCCCAACGACACCCAGGTGCGGGTGGGCGGCATCCTGGCGTCGGTGAACCGGCGGGTCAACAAGAACGGAATGCCCTGGGCGTCGGCCCAATTGGAAGACCTCACCGGCGGCATCGAGGTCATGTTCTTCCCGCACGCGTATTCCGCCTACGGCGCCGACATCGCCGACGACGCGGTGGTGCTGATCAACGCCAAGGTGGCGATCCGCGACGACCGCATCAGCCTGATCGCCAACGAGCTTGTGGTGCCGGACTTTTCCAACGCCCAGCCGAACCGGCCGATCGCGGTCAGCCTGCCCACCCGGCAGTGCACCATCGACAAGGTCAGCGCGCTCAAGCAGGTGCTGGCGCGCCACCCCGGCACCGCCCAGGTGCATCTGCGGTTGATCAGCGGGGACCGGATCACCACCCTCGAGCTGGATCCCTCTCTGCGGGTGACGCCATCGCCGGCGCTGATGGGGGACCTCAAGGAGCTGCTCGGCCCGGGGTGCCTGGGCAGCTAG
- a CDS encoding SDR family oxidoreductase yields the protein MSLPKPDIDTTVVITGASSGIGAKLARGLARRGFPLLLVARRRERLDELANEVGREYSVAVEVLPLDLGDPKGRSQLADRLLAEPIAGLCNSAGFGTSGVFHELPRERESEEVTLNALTLMELTHAALPGMVERGAGAVLNIASIAGFQPVPYMAVYSATKAFVQTFSEAVHEELHGTGVSVTCLCPGPVPTEWAEIANAERFSIPIAQVSPGDVAEAAIGGMLAGRRTVVPGVVPKVVSAGGRFAPRSLLLPGIRIGNRFRGGPNR from the coding sequence ATGAGCCTTCCGAAGCCCGACATTGACACCACCGTCGTCATCACCGGCGCGTCGTCCGGCATCGGCGCCAAACTGGCTCGCGGGCTGGCCCGCCGCGGCTTCCCGCTGCTGCTGGTCGCTCGGCGCCGGGAACGCCTCGACGAACTCGCCAACGAGGTGGGCCGGGAATACTCGGTCGCGGTAGAGGTGCTGCCGCTGGACCTCGGCGATCCCAAGGGCCGCTCGCAGTTGGCGGACAGGCTGCTCGCCGAGCCGATCGCCGGCCTGTGCAACAGCGCCGGTTTCGGCACCAGCGGGGTCTTCCACGAGTTGCCGCGCGAGCGCGAAAGCGAGGAGGTCACCCTCAACGCACTGACGCTGATGGAACTCACCCACGCGGCCCTGCCCGGCATGGTGGAACGCGGCGCAGGCGCGGTGCTGAACATCGCGTCGATCGCCGGTTTTCAGCCGGTGCCCTACATGGCGGTCTATTCGGCGACCAAGGCGTTCGTGCAGACGTTCTCCGAGGCCGTGCACGAGGAGCTGCACGGGACGGGGGTGTCGGTCACGTGCCTGTGCCCGGGGCCGGTGCCGACCGAATGGGCCGAGATCGCCAACGCCGAGCGGTTCAGCATTCCCATCGCGCAGGTCTCGCCGGGCGACGTCGCCGAGGCGGCGATCGGCGGGATGCTGGCCGGCCGGCGCACCGTGGTGCCCGGCGTGGTGCCCAAGGTCGTCAGCGCCGGCGGCAGGTTCGCGCCGCGCAGCCTGCTGCTGCCCGGGATCCGGATCGGCAACCGCTTCCGCGGGGGACCCAACCGCTGA
- a CDS encoding SH3-like domain-containing protein, with amino-acid sequence MSAEIDITAVRVPTLEQVAKRQQVWPRMAEKYGVSNPVPPWKSSLDGMCEALDREGAALELLTRRHDEDRLGEKTYATLPYPESQLVALAHSLVARNVIDEAALAQRMETVRARLQAGDA; translated from the coding sequence ATGTCTGCCGAGATCGACATCACTGCCGTCCGCGTGCCGACGCTGGAGCAGGTTGCAAAACGTCAGCAGGTGTGGCCACGGATGGCGGAGAAGTACGGTGTAAGCAATCCGGTGCCGCCCTGGAAGTCGAGCCTCGACGGGATGTGTGAGGCCCTCGACAGGGAGGGAGCCGCGCTAGAGCTCCTGACGCGTCGACACGACGAGGACCGCCTCGGCGAAAAGACGTACGCAACCTTGCCGTATCCGGAGAGCCAGCTCGTCGCGCTGGCGCACTCCCTTGTCGCCAGAAACGTCATCGACGAGGCGGCGCTGGCGCAACGCATGGAAACGGTCCGCGCCCGACTGCAGGCCGGCGACGCCTAG
- a CDS encoding MBL fold metallo-hydrolase, with product MTHDPVRSPTLRQCCAAATGLVWGALRPKRPDQRFLRSIADAGLPEPSRAVTVTALPQVARSVPTAAIVEGTFAPARVENAMTSFVVRHPEATFILDPAVCHDVDRRAIAQLPAVLRVAVRPPADTVPTITALSRLPDVPPLDFALPTHAHWDHVSGLLDLPDLPVHLHRTERDWIGSGPVAPVGGVRDSLRGRPVVDYELDGPPVLTFARSHDLFGDHSVLLVDLPGHTPGSVGVLAHTGRGWILIAGDAAWHMLQIENVRQKSSYPGVLVDQDRDEAFRTLQRLHLARHTVTIIPTHDHQAALGLTA from the coding sequence ATGACGCACGACCCCGTCCGCTCCCCCACCCTGCGCCAATGCTGCGCCGCCGCAACCGGATTGGTCTGGGGTGCGCTACGCCCGAAGCGGCCCGATCAGCGGTTCCTCCGCAGTATCGCCGACGCGGGACTACCGGAGCCCAGCCGCGCCGTGACGGTGACCGCGCTACCCCAGGTGGCGCGCTCGGTGCCGACCGCGGCGATCGTCGAGGGCACGTTCGCGCCCGCCCGCGTCGAGAACGCGATGACCTCGTTCGTCGTCCGCCACCCGGAAGCGACTTTCATCCTCGATCCGGCCGTGTGCCACGACGTCGACCGTCGGGCGATCGCTCAACTGCCCGCGGTGTTGCGCGTTGCGGTCCGTCCGCCCGCCGACACCGTTCCCACAATCACGGCCCTGAGCCGGCTGCCCGATGTGCCGCCGCTGGATTTCGCCCTGCCGACTCACGCCCATTGGGACCACGTGTCCGGCCTGCTGGACCTGCCCGATCTCCCCGTTCACCTGCACCGCACCGAACGGGACTGGATCGGCTCCGGCCCGGTAGCGCCGGTCGGCGGTGTCCGCGATTCGCTGCGCGGCAGGCCCGTCGTCGACTACGAGCTGGACGGCCCGCCGGTGCTCACCTTCGCCCGAAGCCACGACCTGTTCGGGGACCACTCCGTGCTCCTGGTCGACTTGCCCGGACACACTCCGGGAAGTGTCGGGGTGCTCGCCCATACCGGGCGCGGGTGGATCCTGATCGCCGGCGACGCCGCCTGGCACATGTTGCAGATCGAGAATGTCCGCCAAAAGTCAAGCTATCCGGGTGTTTTGGTGGACCAGGATCGGGATGAAGCTTTCCGGACGCTGCAGCGACTGCACCTGGCGCGGCATACGGTGACGATCATTCCCACCCACGACCATCAGGCGGCGCTGGGGTTGACCGCCTAG
- a CDS encoding VOC family protein — protein MIQPPTIAVQNFSHVCIGVSDIEASLTFYTAVLGMDVVFDVELDGAGLDAVTGGAAQRGRMIGGLIGAAMVELLSLGAVPECPSGPHLGYTNVSFRVDDLDASYDAVRREHPEVRAEPPVDIGGVRMFFIYDPDGTPIELLELPAGISSTLQLWRPDPA, from the coding sequence ATGATCCAGCCGCCCACCATCGCCGTGCAGAACTTCTCCCACGTCTGCATCGGCGTCTCCGACATCGAGGCGTCGCTCACGTTCTACACCGCGGTGCTCGGCATGGACGTCGTGTTCGACGTCGAGCTTGACGGGGCCGGGCTGGACGCGGTGACGGGCGGGGCCGCGCAGCGGGGCCGCATGATCGGCGGGCTGATCGGGGCCGCCATGGTCGAGCTGCTGTCGCTGGGCGCCGTCCCCGAGTGCCCGAGCGGGCCGCACCTGGGCTACACCAACGTTTCGTTCCGGGTCGACGACCTCGACGCCAGCTACGACGCCGTCCGGCGCGAGCATCCCGAGGTCCGGGCCGAGCCGCCCGTCGACATCGGCGGCGTCCGGATGTTCTTCATCTATGACCCCGACGGCACCCCCATCGAGCTGCTGGAACTGCCCGCCGGCATATCGAGCACGCTGCAGCTCTGGCGCCCGGATCCGGCGTGA
- a CDS encoding nitrile hydratase subunit beta — protein MGDLVSQLRVAFHRLQDWAYPDELHHDRFRAFMKTPHDVGGEPDAPAVYEEKEEEQWELNTFVTCEVLGWRGIWTSEERRRLGNVDVGRTLYQGFPYYGRWVLAVARCLVDKRHITLGELIERADEVRQRTAAATPLEALPRTAGDAAAVPRNRHHIEALGKGDPQCFDGLAGDARFAVGDAVRVRDLPTIFYTRTQEYLRGKPGTVVRVSYESLASEDEAFDREDQKPEWFYIVRFKMTDLWDPYTGPPNDTLQAEISERWLQPAS, from the coding sequence ATGGGCGACCTCGTCAGCCAACTGCGCGTCGCCTTCCACCGGTTGCAGGACTGGGCCTATCCGGACGAGCTGCATCACGATCGCTTTCGCGCCTTCATGAAGACGCCCCACGACGTGGGCGGCGAACCGGACGCCCCGGCGGTCTACGAGGAGAAGGAGGAAGAGCAGTGGGAGCTCAACACGTTCGTCACGTGTGAGGTCCTCGGCTGGCGCGGTATCTGGACGTCGGAGGAGCGCAGAAGGCTCGGCAACGTGGATGTCGGGAGGACGCTGTATCAGGGCTTCCCCTATTACGGTCGTTGGGTTTTGGCGGTCGCCCGGTGCCTCGTCGACAAGCGCCACATCACGCTCGGTGAGTTGATCGAACGAGCCGACGAGGTGCGTCAGCGCACCGCCGCTGCGACCCCGTTGGAAGCCCTGCCCCGCACGGCCGGCGACGCGGCGGCGGTGCCCCGCAACCGCCACCACATCGAGGCGCTCGGTAAGGGCGATCCGCAGTGCTTCGACGGCCTCGCCGGTGACGCGCGATTCGCGGTCGGTGACGCCGTGCGGGTGCGGGATCTGCCCACCATCTTCTACACCCGCACCCAGGAATACCTGCGGGGCAAACCCGGCACGGTGGTCAGGGTCTCGTACGAGAGCCTGGCCTCCGAAGACGAGGCGTTTGACCGCGAAGATCAAAAGCCGGAGTGGTTCTACATCGTTCGCTTCAAGATGACCGACCTTTGGGACCCCTACACGGGCCCGCCGAACGACACGCTTCAAGCGGAGATATCGGAGCGGTGGCTGCAGCCGGCTTCCTAG
- a CDS encoding MerR family transcriptional regulator, translating into MLTIGEVARQAGVAATTLRYYEQIGLVPPPRRLGGQRRYDESVRARLEVIRLCKSAGFTLEEIQLLFADDVPGRPASRALAEAKLAEIDAQMESLARARAVIEWGMRCTCPSIDACTCGIHTAVPA; encoded by the coding sequence ATGCTGACGATCGGCGAGGTGGCGCGCCAGGCCGGGGTGGCGGCGACCACGCTGCGCTACTACGAACAGATCGGCCTGGTGCCGCCGCCGCGGCGGCTGGGCGGACAGCGCCGCTACGACGAATCGGTGCGAGCCCGGCTCGAGGTCATCCGGCTGTGCAAATCGGCCGGCTTCACGCTGGAGGAGATCCAGCTGCTGTTCGCCGACGACGTGCCCGGGCGGCCGGCCAGCCGCGCGCTGGCCGAAGCCAAGCTTGCCGAAATCGATGCGCAGATGGAGTCGCTGGCCCGGGCGCGCGCCGTGATCGAGTGGGGCATGCGTTGCACGTGTCCCTCAATTGACGCTTGTACCTGCGGGATTCATACCGCGGTGCCCGCCTGA
- a CDS encoding SRPBCC family protein: MAAVDLTTEMPMSPQEMWDRVSDLSDLGDWLVMHEGWRSDLPEELGEGAQVVGVARAKGFRNRVTWTVTTWDPPHQVALSGSGKGGAKYSVTLTVRAASAGSTLGLRLELGGRALFGPVGSAAARAVRGDVQRSLKNFVDLYG; encoded by the coding sequence ATGGCCGCTGTTGACCTGACCACCGAGATGCCGATGAGCCCGCAAGAGATGTGGGACCGCGTCTCCGACCTCTCGGACCTGGGCGACTGGCTGGTGATGCACGAGGGCTGGCGCAGTGACCTGCCCGAGGAGCTCGGCGAGGGCGCCCAGGTCGTGGGCGTGGCCAGGGCCAAGGGCTTCCGCAACCGGGTGACGTGGACGGTGACCACGTGGGACCCGCCGCATCAGGTGGCGCTCTCGGGATCCGGCAAGGGCGGCGCCAAGTACTCCGTCACACTCACCGTGCGGGCCGCCTCAGCGGGATCCACCCTTGGCCTGCGTCTCGAGCTGGGCGGGCGCGCCCTGTTCGGGCCGGTCGGTTCCGCGGCGGCGCGGGCCGTCAGAGGCGACGTGCAGAGGTCGTTGAAGAACTTCGTCGACTTGTACGGATAA
- the scnC gene encoding thiocyanate hydrolase subunit gamma, with protein MTEHTEAAHEPERHAAPMVEEVTDFEVLEIALRELAIEKGLFTAEDHRRYTEFVEQMGPAPGARLVAKAWVDPDFKRLALQDGIAASREVGIDWLHPTGFGTPSDFTALHILEDTETLHHVIVCTLCSCYPRPLLGNSPEWYRTPNYRRRIVRWPRQVLAEFGLYLPEDVEIRVEDSNSKHRFLVLPLRPAGTDGWSEEQLAEIVTRDCMIGVALPKPGVTSNVDRPVHRAVRPAENY; from the coding sequence ATGACAGAGCACACCGAGGCGGCCCACGAACCGGAACGCCACGCGGCGCCAATGGTCGAGGAGGTCACCGACTTTGAAGTGCTGGAGATCGCGCTGCGCGAGCTGGCAATAGAGAAGGGTCTGTTCACCGCCGAGGATCACCGGCGCTACACCGAGTTCGTCGAGCAGATGGGGCCGGCGCCGGGTGCGCGGCTCGTGGCGAAGGCCTGGGTGGACCCGGATTTCAAACGACTGGCTCTGCAGGACGGGATCGCCGCCAGCCGTGAGGTGGGCATCGACTGGCTCCACCCGACCGGCTTTGGCACGCCCAGCGACTTCACCGCGCTGCACATACTCGAGGACACCGAAACGCTGCACCACGTGATCGTGTGCACGCTGTGCTCGTGCTACCCGCGCCCGCTGCTGGGGAACTCCCCCGAGTGGTACCGGACGCCGAACTATCGACGCCGCATCGTGCGATGGCCCCGCCAAGTCCTCGCGGAGTTCGGCCTGTATCTCCCGGAGGACGTCGAAATCCGGGTCGAGGACTCGAATTCCAAGCACAGGTTCCTCGTCCTGCCGCTTCGGCCGGCGGGGACCGACGGGTGGAGCGAGGAGCAGCTTGCCGAGATCGTGACGCGCGACTGCATGATCGGCGTTGCCCTGCCCAAGCCGGGGGTGACTTCGAACGTGGATCGCCCCGTGCACCGCGCGGTCCGCCCCGCCGAGAACTACTGA